The Megalops cyprinoides isolate fMegCyp1 chromosome 22, fMegCyp1.pri, whole genome shotgun sequence genome contains a region encoding:
- the foxi2 gene encoding LOW QUALITY PROTEIN: forkhead box protein I2 (The sequence of the model RefSeq protein was modified relative to this genomic sequence to represent the inferred CDS: deleted 1 base in 1 codon; substituted 2 bases at 2 genomic stop codons): MNSTDSQAHHTSPAVSPHQPHLKAHRRLXDMVPFIATISSMYHQQSLHGTQRPSGYGLGDYASSSNPYLWLNGPTVNSSTSYLHGNNSAPFMPSSYGSQRQFLPNSSGFAGADLGWLSVASQEELLKLVRPPYSYSATYRHGYSKRTRKKLTLSQIYQYVAENFPFYKKSKAGWQNSIRHNLSLNDCFKKVPRDEDDPGKGNYWTLDPNCEKMFDNGNFRRKEEAAGQTLATAFLGNAKVEEGRPAPAIKSSDSPTVDGAFLTRAGLSAAKTKKAYHLQGXTAAPCFNNFFQQHVGSGPGPTSRQGSLGLMNELSSRNITGVSPYHTNSSQDSGGPEISDSLHLNRSVYYNSFSSGQSGQFNGHFYNSFSVNSLIYPREGTEV, translated from the exons ATGAACTCCACTGATTCGCAAGCCCATCACACGTCTCCAGCAGTTAGCCCGCACCAACCTCATCTCAAAGCGCACCGGAGACTCTAGGACATGGTCCCGTTTATTGCGACAATTTCAAGCATGTATCACCAACAGAGCCTTCATGGCACACAGAGGCCAAGTGGCTACGGGTTGGGGGACTACGCGTCCTCTTCAAACCCCTACTTGTGGCTTAACGGGCCCACTGTTAATTCTTCAACATCATACCTGCACGGAAACAACTCTGCGCCGTTCATGCCGTCATCTTACGGGTCGCAGCGGCAGTTCCTACCCAATTCATCCGGATTCGCAGGTGCAGATTTGGGCTGGCTGTCTGTAGCGAGT CAAGAAGAGTTGCTGAAGCTGGTGCGTCCACCTTACTCCTACTCTGCCACTTATCGCCATGGCTATTCAAAACGCACACGAAAGAAACTGACTCTCAGTCAGATCTACCAGTACGTGGCGGAGAACTTTCCTTTTTACAAAAAGAGCAAGGCTGGCTGGCAGAACTCTATCCGCCACAACCTCTCGTTGAACGACTGCTTCAAGAAGGTTCCCCGAGACGAGGACGACCCAG GAAAGGGTAACTACTGGACCTTGGACCCTAACTGTGAGAAGATGTTTGACAACGGGAACTTCCGTAGAAAAGAGGAAGCGGCAGGTCAGACTCTAGCAACGGCATTCCTGGGAAACGCTAAAGTGGAGGAAGGACGACCTGCTCCCGCTATTAAGTCTTCCGACAGTCCCACCGTTGATGGAGCCTTCCTCACCAGAGCTGGACTCAGCGCAGCGAAGACCAAAAAAGCGTATCACCTTCAGGGCTGAACGGCTGCACCATGttttaataacttttttcaGCAGCATGTCGGCTCTGGCCCCGGCCCCACCAGTAGGCAGGGGTCTCTTGGACTGATGAACGAGCTGTCAAGTCGCAACATCACAGGGGTCAGCCCGTATCACACAAATTCCTCTCAGGACAGTGGCGGTCCTGAGATTTCGGACAGCCTACACCTCAACCGTAGTGTCTACTACAACTCGTTCAGCAGCGGGCAAAGTGGACAATTTAACGGACATTTCTACAACAGCTTCAGTGTAAACAGTTTGATATACCCCAGAGAGGGGACTGAGGTGTAG